In a genomic window of Punica granatum isolate Tunisia-2019 chromosome 6, ASM765513v2, whole genome shotgun sequence:
- the LOC116210369 gene encoding chaperone protein dnaJ 11, chloroplastic-like has product MASCTASPYEILGLSSGASSQEIKAAYRRLARVLHPDVVAAGRKEWSASEFIKLHAAYSTLSDPEKRAADERPRAAARTTRRGRPLTVVMPGASAYKFGRNWETDQCW; this is encoded by the coding sequence ATGGCGTCGTGCACAGCATCACCTTACGAGATTCTCGGCCTCTCGAGCGGGGCCTCGAGCCAGGAGATCAAGGCGGCGTACAGGCGGCTGGCGCGGGTGCTCCACCCCGACGTGGTGGCCGCGGGCCGGAAGGAGTGGTCTGCCAGCGAGTTCATCAAGCTACACGCGGCATACTCCACCCTTTCGGACCCCGAGAAGCGCGCTGCAGACGAACGCCCAAGGGCCGCGGCAAGGACGACTAGGAGGGGCCGGCCGCTGACGGTGGTCATGCCCGGGGCCTCCGCCTACAAGTTCGGACGGAACTGGGAGACGGACCAGTGCTGGTAG